The proteins below are encoded in one region of Desulfosalsimonas propionicica:
- a CDS encoding cobyric acid synthase gives MTKETKPAPCLAFLGTGSEVGKSVLAAAMCRVLANRGFRVMPFKAQNMSNNSGVTPEGLEMGRAQIVQAEAAKTAPHVDMNPVLLKPAGDNGSQVVVMGKATGHQQAAQYYREKNALFKTAAAALDRLRTGCDVVIMEGAGSCAEVNLMDRDFVNLPMAAYADAPVVLVADIDKGGVFAQITGTLQCLPRHFSDRIAGFVINRFRGDPDLFTDGLTWLEQKTQKPGFGVIPWFDHIRIEAEDAVSIEKAAAAAGAPVTGPAAAVVRLPRISNFTDFDPLDAADGLSVHFMEQPVDLSPFCAVILPGTKNTRADLQWLHKSGWAQAIRSYHQNGGHVLGICGGYQMLGKNVSDPEGLEGVPGTTPGLGLLPVETFLAAPKTTTLARFFWDETEGKGYEIHMGQTKPVPASEYGTPLFRVTAQNSRACDLADGCVSADNRVMGTYMHGLFDRPQILEKWLAHMGVHGVRVPDLQGPAARDHQYDLLAQHFEAHADIAAIMACLGIKEE, from the coding sequence ATGACAAAGGAAACAAAACCCGCACCGTGTCTTGCCTTTCTGGGCACCGGCTCTGAGGTGGGAAAAAGCGTACTTGCCGCGGCCATGTGCCGGGTCCTGGCAAACCGGGGTTTCCGGGTGATGCCCTTTAAGGCCCAGAACATGTCCAACAATTCCGGGGTCACCCCGGAAGGCCTGGAAATGGGCCGGGCCCAAATCGTGCAGGCAGAGGCGGCCAAAACCGCCCCTCATGTGGACATGAACCCGGTGCTGTTAAAGCCCGCAGGCGACAACGGCTCCCAGGTAGTGGTCATGGGAAAGGCCACAGGCCACCAGCAGGCGGCACAGTATTACAGGGAAAAAAATGCGCTTTTCAAAACAGCGGCCGCAGCCCTTGACCGGCTGCGAACCGGGTGCGATGTTGTGATCATGGAGGGCGCCGGCTCATGTGCCGAGGTCAACCTCATGGACCGGGACTTTGTGAATCTGCCCATGGCCGCATACGCGGATGCACCCGTGGTGCTGGTGGCAGACATTGACAAGGGCGGGGTGTTTGCCCAGATCACCGGCACACTCCAGTGCCTGCCCCGCCATTTTTCCGACCGGATTGCCGGATTTGTGATCAACCGGTTCCGGGGAGATCCGGACCTGTTTACAGACGGTCTGACATGGCTTGAGCAAAAAACCCAGAAACCCGGCTTTGGGGTGATCCCGTGGTTTGACCATATCCGGATTGAGGCCGAAGATGCGGTATCCATTGAAAAAGCCGCTGCTGCTGCCGGGGCACCGGTCACCGGCCCGGCCGCGGCAGTGGTCCGGCTGCCCAGAATTTCGAATTTCACCGACTTTGATCCCCTGGATGCCGCAGACGGCCTGTCTGTGCATTTTATGGAGCAACCTGTGGATCTGTCGCCTTTTTGCGCAGTTATTCTGCCCGGCACCAAAAACACCCGGGCGGATCTGCAATGGCTGCACAAAAGCGGCTGGGCGCAAGCCATCCGGTCCTATCACCAAAACGGGGGGCATGTGCTGGGCATCTGCGGGGGATACCAGATGCTGGGAAAAAACGTCAGCGACCCCGAAGGGCTGGAAGGCGTACCCGGCACCACCCCGGGTCTGGGTCTTCTGCCTGTTGAAACCTTTCTGGCCGCCCCCAAAACCACCACCCTGGCCCGTTTTTTCTGGGATGAAACCGAGGGCAAGGGCTATGAGATCCATATGGGACAAACAAAACCTGTCCCGGCATCAGAATACGGAACGCCCTTATTTCGCGTAACAGCGCAAAACAGCCGGGCCTGCGATTTGGCCGACGGGTGCGTGAGCGCAGACAACCGGGTAATGGGCACATACATGCACGGCCTTTTTGACCGGCCGCAGATCCTTGAAAAATGGCTGGCCCATATGGGCGTTCACGGGGTCCGGGTCCCGGACCTGCAGGGGCCTGCAGCCAGGGACCATCAGTACGATCTGCTGGCACAACATTTTGAGGCCCACGCAGACATTGCCGCAATCATGGCCTGTCTTGGCATAAAGGAGGAATGA
- a CDS encoding FAD-dependent oxidoreductase produces MPRENNGAVLVVGGGITGMQASLDLADSGYYVYLVERSSSIGGMMSQLDKTFPTNDCAMUIISPKLVEVGRHINIELLTLSEVNSISGEEGDFEVSITSHPRYVDVDKCIACGLCAEKCPKKVPNEYDGSLANRKAIYVQYAQAVPLKYAIDPEHCIKLNKGKCGICEKKCPTGAINYEDTKKEISLNVGAVVLSQGSETFDPAVHDTFGYKKYPNIVTSLEFERILSASGPYGGHLVRPSDKQEPEKIAWLQCIGSRDEHMGARGYCSAVCCTYAVKEAMLAKEHCKHDLDTAIFYIDIRTNGKDFEKYYNRAKDEMGVRFVKSKVTGAPPVDGTGKHLIRYIDESGKRCEEEFDMVVLSVGLGATARGAELGRKLGIELNHYNFAASSSFAPVSSSVAGIYVCGAFQGPKDIPSSVIDSSAAAGVVGSRLSNARWTRTRAKEMPKEKNVIGDPPRIGVFVCCCGTNIAGVVDVPNVVEYAKTLPGVVYAEQNMFSCSQDSQDKMAQVIQDQGLNRIVVAACTPKTHEPLFQETLQNAGINKYLFEMVNIRNQDSWVHKNNPEAATQKARDLVGMSVAKAARIEPLKEPVLEINQRAMVIGGGVAGMTAAENMALQGYGVDLVERDTVLGGNARNLPETWRGEDVQEFISGLAGRIESNANIAVHLNSTIKNVDGFVGDFKTTIESHGQQSTLEHGVAVIASGASEYKPVDQYLYGKDQRVITGQELQKRLVDNDPSIGRANCAVFIQCVGSRIAERPYCSKLCCTQSIKSALELKKRKPEMDVFVLYRDMRPYGLREDLYREARAGGIKFVRYDFDKGLAVEAEDNTLKIGFRDLALRRSMSLSPDLVVLASAVVREKNDPLARFFKVTQNDDGFFVEAHLKLRPVDFATDGVFLCGLAHGPKPLDESIAQAQAAAARAVTLLSAKNISVSGTVAQVTPSLCASCGVCVSVCPYSAPRISEKTDKAEIQSALCKGCGLCVASCRSGAIELKGFGNGQIMSMIDASMAN; encoded by the coding sequence ATGCCGCGTGAAAACAATGGCGCTGTGCTGGTTGTGGGAGGAGGCATCACCGGAATGCAGGCATCGCTGGATCTCGCTGATTCAGGCTACTATGTCTACCTGGTGGAAAGGTCCAGTTCCATCGGCGGGATGATGTCCCAGCTGGACAAAACATTTCCGACCAATGATTGTGCCATGTGAATTATCTCGCCCAAACTGGTCGAGGTCGGCCGGCACATCAACATAGAATTGCTCACCCTTTCAGAAGTCAACAGCATCTCCGGCGAGGAAGGCGATTTTGAGGTCAGCATCACCAGCCATCCCCGGTATGTGGATGTGGACAAGTGTATTGCATGCGGGCTTTGTGCGGAAAAATGTCCCAAAAAGGTCCCCAATGAATATGACGGCAGCCTGGCCAACCGCAAGGCCATTTACGTGCAGTATGCCCAGGCCGTGCCCCTGAAGTATGCCATTGATCCGGAGCACTGCATTAAACTCAACAAGGGCAAATGCGGAATCTGTGAGAAAAAATGTCCCACGGGCGCCATCAATTACGAGGATACCAAAAAGGAAATCTCCCTGAATGTGGGCGCTGTGGTGCTGTCCCAGGGCAGCGAAACCTTTGATCCGGCTGTTCACGACACATTCGGGTATAAAAAGTATCCCAATATTGTCACCAGCCTGGAGTTTGAAAGGATCCTGTCGGCTTCCGGGCCTTACGGCGGCCACCTGGTCCGGCCCTCTGACAAGCAGGAACCGGAAAAAATCGCCTGGCTGCAGTGCATCGGCTCCAGGGATGAGCACATGGGCGCCAGGGGGTATTGCTCGGCGGTCTGCTGCACTTACGCGGTCAAGGAGGCCATGCTGGCAAAGGAGCACTGCAAGCATGATTTGGATACGGCCATTTTCTATATTGATATCCGCACAAACGGCAAGGATTTTGAAAAGTATTACAACCGGGCAAAAGACGAGATGGGGGTGCGGTTTGTCAAAAGCAAAGTAACCGGCGCCCCTCCGGTGGACGGCACCGGAAAGCACCTGATCCGCTACATTGATGAATCCGGAAAGAGGTGCGAAGAAGAATTTGACATGGTGGTGCTGTCCGTGGGCCTGGGTGCCACGGCCCGGGGCGCGGAACTGGGCAGAAAACTGGGAATTGAACTCAACCACTATAACTTTGCGGCTTCTTCCAGCTTTGCCCCGGTTTCCAGCTCTGTTGCCGGCATTTATGTCTGCGGGGCCTTCCAGGGGCCCAAGGATATTCCCTCCTCGGTGATCGACTCCAGTGCGGCAGCCGGGGTGGTGGGCTCCAGGCTTTCAAATGCCAGGTGGACCCGGACCCGGGCAAAGGAAATGCCAAAGGAGAAAAACGTTATCGGAGATCCTCCGCGCATCGGTGTTTTTGTCTGCTGCTGCGGAACCAATATTGCGGGCGTGGTGGATGTGCCCAATGTGGTGGAATATGCCAAAACCCTGCCCGGGGTGGTGTATGCCGAGCAGAACATGTTCAGCTGTTCCCAGGATTCCCAGGACAAGATGGCCCAGGTCATCCAAGACCAAGGCCTAAACCGCATTGTGGTGGCCGCCTGCACGCCCAAGACCCATGAGCCGCTTTTCCAGGAAACACTCCAGAACGCAGGGATCAATAAGTACCTGTTTGAAATGGTCAATATTCGGAACCAGGATTCCTGGGTGCACAAAAACAATCCAGAGGCCGCCACCCAAAAGGCCAGGGACCTGGTGGGCATGTCCGTGGCAAAGGCCGCCAGAATCGAGCCCTTAAAAGAGCCGGTTTTGGAGATTAATCAGCGGGCCATGGTTATCGGCGGGGGCGTGGCCGGAATGACAGCGGCTGAAAATATGGCCCTGCAGGGCTACGGGGTCGACCTGGTGGAGCGCGACACGGTTTTGGGCGGAAACGCCCGGAATCTGCCCGAAACCTGGCGGGGCGAGGATGTACAGGAATTTATTTCCGGCCTGGCCGGGCGGATTGAAAGCAATGCCAATATTGCCGTGCATTTAAATTCCACTATCAAAAATGTGGACGGGTTTGTGGGTGATTTTAAAACCACCATTGAAAGTCACGGCCAGCAAAGCACACTTGAGCACGGCGTGGCGGTGATTGCCTCGGGCGCGTCTGAATACAAGCCTGTTGATCAGTACCTCTACGGCAAAGACCAACGCGTGATCACCGGCCAGGAACTGCAAAAACGGCTGGTGGACAATGATCCGTCCATAGGCCGGGCCAATTGTGCCGTATTTATTCAGTGCGTGGGCTCCAGGATTGCCGAAAGGCCTTATTGCTCAAAGCTTTGCTGTACCCAGTCCATAAAAAGCGCCCTTGAGCTCAAGAAACGAAAACCGGAGATGGACGTGTTTGTCCTTTACAGGGATATGCGGCCCTACGGCCTAAGAGAGGATCTCTATAGGGAGGCCAGGGCCGGCGGCATTAAGTTTGTCCGGTATGATTTTGACAAAGGGCTGGCAGTGGAGGCGGAAGACAATACCCTGAAGATTGGTTTCAGGGATTTGGCCCTGCGGCGGAGCATGTCGCTTTCCCCGGATCTCGTGGTGCTGGCATCAGCCGTGGTGCGCGAGAAAAACGATCCCCTGGCCCGGTTTTTCAAGGTCACCCAGAACGATGACGGGTTTTTCGTGGAAGCGCACTTAAAGCTCAGGCCGGTGGATTTTGCAACCGACGGGGTATTTTTGTGCGGCCTGGCCCACGGACCCAAGCCCCTGGATGAATCCATTGCCCAGGCCCAGGCAGCAGCGGCCAGGGCTGTGACCCTGCTTTCGGCCAAAAATATCTCGGTCAGCGGCACCGTGGCCCAGGTGACCCCGTCCTTGTGCGCCAGCTGCGGGGTATGCGTATCCGTGTGCCCGTATTCCGCCCCCCGGATCAGCGAAAAAACCGATAAGGCGGAAATCCAGTCCGCCCTGTGCAAGGGGTGTGGATTGTGCGTGGCTTCATGCCGCTCAGGTGCCATAGAGCTGAAAGGGTTTGGAAACGGCCAGATCATGTCCATGATCGATGCCTCCATGGCCAACTGA
- a CDS encoding MBL fold metallo-hydrolase: MMKITILYDNDAFDKRLSPDWGFAALIEAFGRTILFDTGASGQILTENMHRLGISPDCIQEIFISHDHWDHTGGLPGILELNPVRVYVPDTISSVDHAPETVSIRHPIEIHENIYSTGTLKNIEQSMCIKEGQKVVVIAGCSHPGVETILAAAAPIGPPVALIGGLHGFCDFPVIDQLDWVCATHCTQYKQQIQSRLGHKSLAGGAGRVIEI; encoded by the coding sequence ATGATGAAGATTACGATTCTATACGACAATGATGCATTTGACAAACGACTGTCCCCGGACTGGGGTTTTGCAGCCTTAATTGAGGCCTTCGGCCGGACCATTTTGTTTGACACCGGCGCAAGCGGACAGATCCTGACAGAAAACATGCACCGCCTGGGAATAAGTCCTGACTGTATCCAGGAGATTTTCATTTCCCATGATCACTGGGACCACACTGGTGGATTGCCGGGCATCCTGGAACTCAATCCCGTACGGGTCTATGTGCCGGATACCATTTCCAGTGTGGACCACGCCCCGGAAACCGTTTCCATCAGACATCCCATTGAAATTCACGAAAACATTTATTCCACGGGCACGCTGAAAAATATTGAGCAGTCCATGTGCATCAAAGAAGGCCAAAAGGTGGTGGTGATTGCGGGATGCTCTCATCCGGGTGTGGAAACCATCCTTGCGGCCGCAGCACCAATCGGCCCGCCTGTTGCGCTTATCGGCGGGCTTCACGGATTTTGTGATTTTCCGGTCATTGATCAGCTGGATTGGGTGTGTGCCACCCACTGCACCCAGTACAAACAGCAGATCCAGTCCAGGCTCGGGCACAAAAGCCTTGCCGGCGGGGCCGGCCGGGTCATTGAAATATAG
- the cbiB gene encoding adenosylcobinamide-phosphate synthase CbiB, whose product MAGLSSAWIIAAALVLDLLMGDPARLPHPVRLMGTAAARLEKPFRALLSNEFTAGLGFAAVLVSGIYVITLAGVVLAHLAHPAAGTVLEILLVYACICPRCLYDEAGKVHQAIAAGRLDQARALIAMLISRDTASMDESAISRAAIETVAENFVDGVLTPLCFAAILGAPGAMAFKMISTLDSMVGYRTLKYEQFGKPAARLDDAANWIPARLCVPVISLAAALVCKTGRRAFKTAVSEGGNHKSPNAGRPEAAFAGALGVRLIGPGIYHGSLVEKPWIGTGFPLPGPDHIPAACRLMMAATLIAGTLMIGFRLIIG is encoded by the coding sequence ATGGCCGGGCTGTCCTCCGCCTGGATCATCGCCGCCGCCCTGGTCCTGGATCTGCTCATGGGCGATCCGGCCCGTTTGCCTCACCCGGTGCGCCTGATGGGCACGGCCGCAGCCCGGCTGGAAAAACCTTTCCGAGCGCTTCTGTCCAATGAATTCACAGCCGGCCTGGGCTTTGCCGCAGTTCTGGTATCGGGGATTTACGTTATCACCCTGGCCGGGGTGGTGCTTGCCCATCTGGCGCATCCCGCGGCAGGAACGGTTTTGGAAATCCTGCTGGTCTATGCCTGCATCTGCCCGCGGTGTCTTTATGACGAGGCCGGAAAGGTGCATCAGGCCATAGCGGCCGGCCGCCTTGATCAGGCCCGGGCCCTGATAGCCATGCTGATTAGCCGGGATACGGCAAGCATGGATGAATCTGCCATCAGCCGGGCAGCCATTGAAACGGTTGCGGAAAATTTTGTTGACGGCGTGCTCACCCCCCTGTGTTTTGCCGCCATCCTGGGCGCGCCCGGAGCCATGGCCTTTAAAATGATCTCCACCTTAGACTCCATGGTGGGATATCGCACGTTAAAATATGAACAATTCGGAAAGCCTGCAGCCCGACTCGATGACGCAGCCAACTGGATTCCGGCAAGGCTTTGTGTGCCCGTCATCTCCCTGGCAGCCGCCCTGGTTTGCAAAACCGGCCGCAGGGCCTTTAAAACAGCCGTATCCGAAGGCGGCAATCACAAAAGCCCCAATGCCGGACGCCCGGAGGCCGCATTTGCCGGCGCTCTTGGCGTACGCCTGATCGGTCCGGGCATCTACCACGGCAGCCTTGTGGAAAAACCCTGGATCGGAACCGGTTTTCCCCTGCCCGGCCCGGATCACATACCCGCGGCCTGCCGCCTGATGATGGCCGCCACCCTGATTGCCGGAACGCTCATGATCGGCTTTCGGCTGATAATCGGATAG
- a CDS encoding sodium-dependent transporter, which produces MAKREQWGTRSGFILAAVGSAIGLGNIWRFPYMAYDNGGGAFLIPYFFALLTAGIPIIILEFGVGHKYRGSAPLTFFNIFGKWEWLGWWQALVAFVISVYYVVVISWALNYAFLALDLGWGTSPERFFFDEFLQLSNGPMDLGGIVWPVFAAAIAMWAVTWIILFSGVKKGIELANKIFMPLLFLLLLIMLVRAVTLEGAAQGIDWLFRPDFSAIADYRVWTAAYGQIFFTLSVCFAIMITYSSYLPAKSDINNNGMMTAFINCGFSLLAGIMVFGVLGHMAATQDVALHEIVTQGVGMAFVTIPEAVNLLPAPEFFGFLFFLSLVFAGLSSMISISEACCSSLIDKFGWDRKPTTSLFCLVGFMLSLIFMTRGGLFILDITDHFINNFGIVFAGLVEVILLSWFFKLDTVRQYANSLSDFAIGTWWNFCLKVITPVVLGYMAVANLVGDIRKNYEGYDGSALVMFGWCVVAGIVLLSFVLQSMKSAWAQKTK; this is translated from the coding sequence ATGGCAAAACGGGAACAATGGGGTACAAGAAGCGGATTTATTCTGGCTGCGGTGGGCTCGGCCATCGGCCTGGGAAACATCTGGCGGTTTCCCTACATGGCCTATGACAACGGCGGGGGCGCTTTTTTGATTCCCTATTTTTTTGCCCTGCTCACCGCAGGCATTCCCATCATCATTCTTGAGTTCGGGGTGGGGCACAAATACCGCGGTTCTGCACCCCTGACCTTTTTCAACATCTTTGGAAAATGGGAGTGGCTGGGCTGGTGGCAGGCCCTGGTGGCCTTTGTCATCAGTGTCTATTACGTGGTGGTCATTTCCTGGGCCCTGAATTACGCCTTTTTGGCCCTGGACCTGGGCTGGGGCACAAGTCCGGAAAGGTTTTTCTTTGATGAGTTTTTGCAATTAAGCAACGGGCCCATGGATCTGGGCGGCATTGTCTGGCCGGTATTTGCCGCTGCCATTGCCATGTGGGCGGTAACCTGGATCATTTTGTTCAGCGGCGTGAAAAAGGGCATCGAACTGGCCAACAAGATTTTCATGCCGCTTCTTTTTCTGCTGCTTTTGATCATGCTGGTGCGCGCCGTGACCCTGGAGGGGGCGGCCCAGGGTATTGACTGGCTGTTTCGGCCGGATTTCAGCGCCATTGCCGACTACCGGGTCTGGACCGCAGCCTACGGCCAGATCTTTTTTACCCTGAGCGTCTGCTTTGCCATCATGATCACCTATTCAAGCTATTTGCCCGCAAAATCGGATATCAACAACAATGGCATGATGACTGCGTTTATCAATTGCGGATTCAGCCTGCTGGCCGGAATCATGGTGTTTGGGGTGCTCGGGCACATGGCGGCCACACAGGATGTGGCACTTCATGAGATTGTCACCCAGGGTGTGGGCATGGCCTTTGTGACCATCCCCGAGGCTGTTAATCTGCTGCCGGCCCCGGAATTTTTCGGGTTTTTGTTTTTTCTGTCCCTGGTATTTGCCGGGCTCAGTTCCATGATATCCATTTCCGAGGCCTGCTGCTCATCGCTGATTGACAAGTTCGGCTGGGACAGAAAGCCTACCACCAGCCTGTTTTGCCTGGTTGGGTTCATGCTGAGCCTGATTTTCATGACCCGGGGCGGTTTGTTTATATTAGATATCACGGATCATTTCATCAATAACTTCGGAATCGTGTTTGCCGGTCTGGTGGAGGTGATTTTGCTGTCCTGGTTTTTTAAACTCGATACCGTTCGCCAGTATGCCAATTCATTGTCTGATTTTGCCATTGGCACCTGGTGGAATTTCTGCCTGAAAGTGATCACCCCGGTTGTCTTGGGCTACATGGCCGTGGCCAACCTTGTGGGCGACATCCGGAAAAATTATGAGGGCTATGACGGCAGCGCCCTGGTCATGTTCGGCTGGTGCGTGGTGGCGGGCATTGTGCTTTTGAGCTTTGTGCTGCAATCCATGAAAAGTGCCTGGGCCCAGAAAACAAAATAA
- the cobJ gene encoding precorrin-3B C(17)-methyltransferase, which produces MSLRAKQVIESVQVLCGYTTYMELVKPLITDQQVISTGMTREVDRVQQAVETVQAGRSCALICSGDPGIYAMAGLVFEVCIQNRVSAGTGPGQVSIEVVPGIPALSAGAALLGSPLMHDFCAISLSDLLTPWELIEKRLHAAGAADFVTVLYNPRSKKRNWQLDCARQILLQHRRGNTPVGLVTSAMREEQNIALTTLADLDCAQAGMQTTVFVGNSHTFVSGPHMITPRGYGAKYQLQFDSAG; this is translated from the coding sequence AACAGGTCATTGAAAGCGTGCAGGTGTTGTGCGGATACACCACTTACATGGAACTGGTAAAGCCCCTGATCACAGACCAGCAGGTCATTTCCACGGGCATGACCCGGGAGGTCGACCGGGTGCAGCAGGCTGTGGAGACCGTACAGGCCGGCCGTAGCTGCGCGCTGATCTGCAGCGGGGATCCGGGCATATACGCCATGGCCGGCCTGGTCTTTGAAGTCTGCATCCAAAACCGGGTGTCGGCGGGCACTGGCCCCGGACAGGTGTCCATAGAAGTGGTGCCGGGCATTCCCGCACTGAGCGCGGGTGCGGCCCTTTTGGGGTCGCCGTTGATGCATGATTTCTGCGCCATTAGTTTAAGCGATCTGCTCACCCCGTGGGAGCTGATTGAAAAGCGCCTGCATGCCGCAGGCGCGGCCGACTTTGTCACCGTTCTCTACAATCCCAGGAGCAAAAAACGCAACTGGCAGCTCGATTGCGCCAGGCAGATCCTTTTGCAGCACCGCAGGGGAAACACGCCTGTGGGCCTTGTCACCTCGGCCATGCGGGAGGAGCAAAACATCGCCCTGACCACCCTGGCAGACCTGGACTGCGCGCAAGCGGGTATGCAGACAACGGTTTTTGTGGGAAACAGCCACACCTTTGTATCCGGGCCGCATATGATCACGCCCAGAGGGTATGGGGCAAAATACCAACTCCAATTTGATTCAGCAGGATAA
- a CDS encoding aminotransferase class I/II-fold pyridoxal phosphate-dependent enzyme: protein MMIHGHGGNIFAAATALGCAPEDITDMSANINPLGPMPGLLHHLAENIHGVCRLPEVDAGQAAAAFADFEDMDRSGVIAGAGTTEFLYLLPRAANISAAVVVGPTYADYADALAINGVKHEFFMRHDSQGFSIDPDRLKTAAKGADAVFLCNPNNPTGGYTDTDLLTDLARALPDTVFVMDESYLPFVSGHGEKSLAHADLPNVVVLRSLSKMYCIPGLRVGFCAAPKGLAQTIRNHCPPWSVNAQAQQAVIFIAQNQDTAGKHEEKTRQYLKDQRAVIHRRLAGVPGLRVHDSDATFILLQARHFTAADVAGRMLEHRLLIRNCENFKGLDSRFFRISIKDPDTNVKAADLIAGYARERAQTAGRENA from the coding sequence ATGATGATCCACGGACACGGCGGCAACATATTTGCCGCAGCGACGGCCCTGGGGTGCGCGCCCGAAGACATCACGGACATGAGCGCCAATATCAACCCCCTGGGCCCCATGCCCGGCCTGCTCCATCATCTGGCCGAAAACATCCATGGCGTATGCCGGCTTCCGGAAGTGGATGCCGGCCAGGCAGCGGCCGCCTTTGCAGATTTTGAGGATATGGACCGATCCGGGGTCATTGCCGGGGCCGGCACCACGGAATTTCTCTACCTGCTGCCCCGGGCCGCGAACATCAGTGCCGCAGTGGTGGTTGGGCCCACGTATGCGGACTATGCAGACGCCCTGGCCATCAACGGCGTGAAGCATGAATTTTTCATGCGTCATGACAGCCAGGGCTTTTCGATAGACCCGGACCGGCTCAAAACGGCTGCAAAAGGCGCGGATGCGGTTTTTTTGTGCAACCCCAACAATCCCACTGGCGGATACACGGACACCGATCTTTTGACAGACCTGGCCCGGGCCCTGCCCGACACCGTTTTTGTCATGGACGAATCCTACCTGCCCTTTGTTTCCGGGCACGGGGAAAAAAGCCTGGCCCATGCGGACCTGCCCAATGTGGTGGTGCTCAGGTCGCTTTCCAAAATGTACTGCATCCCGGGCCTGCGGGTGGGATTCTGCGCAGCCCCCAAAGGCCTTGCCCAAACAATCCGAAACCACTGCCCGCCCTGGAGTGTTAATGCCCAGGCCCAGCAGGCGGTGATCTTTATTGCCCAAAATCAGGACACGGCCGGAAAACATGAAGAAAAAACCCGGCAGTATCTCAAAGACCAGCGCGCCGTAATCCACCGGCGGCTTGCCGGCGTACCCGGCCTTCGGGTCCATGATTCGGATGCCACGTTTATTCTTTTGCAGGCCCGACATTTCACGGCAGCCGATGTGGCCGGCCGCATGCTCGAACACCGCCTCCTGATCCGGAACTGTGAAAATTTCAAGGGACTTGACAGCCGTTTTTTCCGGATATCCATCAAGGACCCGGACACAAATGTCAAAGCAGCAGACCTGATTGCCGGTTATGCCCGGGAACGCGCGCAGACGGCCGGCCGGGAGAACGCGTGA
- a CDS encoding MetS family NSS transporter small subunit, which yields MSSGSIAMMIIGLAVTWGGAAVCIFNALKKRHL from the coding sequence ATGAGCAGCGGATCCATTGCCATGATGATCATCGGCCTGGCCGTCACCTGGGGCGGTGCGGCTGTGTGCATTTTTAACGCCCTGAAGAAAAGACACTTATAA
- a CDS encoding ADP-ribosylglycohydrolase family protein has translation MSDNAKAAVLAAFAADSLALGAHWIYDPEKIQADFGRIESPVSPGPDSFHKTKDKGNFTHYGDQMLVLLRSIAEQKAFVPADFSEKWRALFDNYDGYIDNATRKTLANYEKGAGPENAGSSSNDLAGAARIAPLIRLYPGDPEKLVQAARTQTAMTHNNEAVIDAAAFFARVLHAVLHGSAPAAAIENLAEDDEFAMSPISMYIGPGLKSASEQSADAIARFGPACEIDQALPGTIHLIARYEDNLKEALVQSVMAGGDSAARGTIAGMILGAHLGMKPVSGEWIENVNRIGEIRTLLDQITGL, from the coding sequence ATGAGCGATAACGCCAAAGCCGCTGTGCTGGCCGCATTTGCCGCAGACAGCCTGGCCCTGGGCGCCCACTGGATCTATGACCCGGAAAAAATCCAGGCAGATTTCGGCAGAATCGAATCTCCGGTGTCACCGGGCCCGGATTCCTTTCACAAGACCAAAGACAAGGGGAATTTCACCCATTACGGGGATCAAATGCTGGTGCTGCTCCGGTCCATTGCGGAACAAAAGGCATTTGTGCCGGCTGATTTTTCCGAAAAATGGCGGGCTCTGTTTGACAACTACGACGGCTATATCGACAATGCCACCCGCAAGACCCTGGCCAATTATGAAAAAGGTGCTGGCCCGGAAAATGCGGGCTCATCGTCCAATGATCTGGCCGGGGCCGCCCGGATCGCACCGCTGATCCGCCTTTATCCCGGGGACCCGGAAAAGCTGGTGCAAGCCGCCCGCACCCAGACGGCCATGACCCATAACAATGAAGCTGTAATTGATGCAGCGGCATTTTTTGCCCGGGTGCTCCATGCGGTGCTCCATGGTTCGGCTCCTGCCGCAGCCATTGAAAACCTGGCAGAGGACGACGAATTTGCCATGTCCCCCATTTCCATGTATATCGGCCCGGGACTCAAATCCGCAAGCGAGCAGAGTGCTGATGCCATCGCCCGGTTCGGCCCGGCCTGTGAAATCGACCAGGCCCTGCCCGGCACCATTCATCTCATTGCCCGGTATGAAGACAATCTCAAAGAAGCACTGGTCCAGTCGGTGATGGCCGGCGGCGACAGCGCGGCCAGGGGAACTATCGCGGGGATGATCCTTGGCGCACATCTTGGCATGAAGCCGGTTTCCGGAGAATGGATCGAAAATGTCAACCGGATCGGAGAAATCCGCACGCTTCTGGATCAAATCACCGGTTTATAA